In Archangium violaceum, the following are encoded in one genomic region:
- a CDS encoding type IV pilus twitching motility protein PilT, whose amino-acid sequence MKTIAELLRHLARPGVLELALISGRTPLVKMGGGFEVVDDGILTTEGLNTALQVLVGESRAASISEKPSQWALRIEGLGPVVVGALRRGDVLNVRVVRNEQQAAGAPTPPPTPRSTASTPAAPSSPPAPAPASPRPGPAAAPPATPAASRPAPSTGGLSTRSPRSSGVQILPPKGETPEPPPEPQPPPPAEPAVEAPPSGPRIVVRPGSARDLSMLLEDARTVGASDLHVVAGRPPLFRIVGELLAHGEPMPPEAVETLLLPHVPARLRPVLDRDGSCDFSLDLRHAGRFRVNVCRQRTGYKGTFRLIPREVPTLESLGLPADIAKATHHHQGLIVVTGPSGHGKTSTLAAIVDIINRETTHHVLTVEDPVEYLHPRKKALLSQREVGTHTKTFASALKGSLREDPDVILVGELRDTETVRMALAASETGHLLISTMNTPSAAKTIDRLIDLFPPGDQAQVRMTLASSLRLIVSQRLLPSADGQSLVAAAELLPGSVALGNLIRDGKTYQIPSLQQRGKGLGIVRFDDSLADLVRAGKTTLEIARSYAESPDEVEAMVTGKRPGAPPEPPPPGDGARLLSKMGNLLNRKGATP is encoded by the coding sequence ATGAAGACGATCGCGGAGTTGCTGCGCCACCTGGCCCGCCCGGGCGTGCTGGAGCTCGCGCTCATCAGTGGGCGCACCCCCCTGGTGAAGATGGGCGGCGGCTTCGAGGTGGTGGATGACGGCATCCTCACCACGGAGGGGCTGAACACGGCGCTCCAGGTGCTGGTGGGAGAGAGCCGCGCGGCCAGTATCTCCGAGAAGCCCAGCCAGTGGGCCTTGCGCATCGAGGGTCTGGGTCCCGTCGTCGTCGGCGCGCTGCGTCGCGGCGACGTGCTCAACGTGCGCGTCGTGCGCAACGAGCAGCAGGCGGCCGGGGCGCCCACACCCCCGCCCACCCCTCGCAGCACCGCGTCCACCCCGGCCGCGCCCTCCAGCCCCCCGGCTCCGGCACCTGCCTCGCCGCGCCCCGGTCCGGCGGCCGCTCCACCGGCCACACCCGCCGCCTCTCGCCCGGCCCCCTCGACGGGCGGCCTGTCCACCCGGTCCCCCCGGAGCTCCGGGGTGCAGATCCTCCCGCCGAAGGGCGAGACACCCGAGCCCCCGCCGGAGCCCCAACCGCCGCCTCCCGCCGAGCCCGCGGTCGAGGCGCCTCCCTCGGGGCCGCGCATCGTCGTGCGGCCAGGGTCCGCGCGCGACCTGTCGATGCTGCTGGAGGACGCGCGAACGGTGGGCGCGAGCGATCTGCACGTCGTGGCGGGCCGCCCTCCCCTCTTCCGCATCGTCGGCGAGCTGCTGGCCCACGGCGAGCCCATGCCCCCCGAGGCCGTGGAGACGCTGCTGCTGCCACACGTGCCGGCGCGGCTGCGCCCCGTGCTCGACCGGGACGGGAGCTGTGATTTCTCGCTCGACCTGCGCCACGCCGGCCGCTTCCGCGTCAACGTCTGCCGCCAGCGCACCGGCTACAAGGGCACCTTCCGCCTCATCCCCCGCGAGGTTCCCACCCTCGAGTCGCTCGGCCTGCCCGCGGACATCGCCAAGGCCACCCACCACCACCAGGGCCTCATCGTCGTCACCGGCCCCTCGGGCCACGGCAAGACGAGCACGCTGGCGGCCATCGTGGACATCATCAACCGCGAGACGACGCACCACGTGCTCACCGTGGAGGACCCGGTGGAGTACCTCCACCCGCGCAAGAAGGCGCTGCTGAGCCAGCGCGAGGTGGGCACCCATACGAAGACCTTCGCCAGCGCCCTCAAGGGCAGCCTGCGCGAGGATCCGGACGTCATCCTGGTGGGCGAGCTGCGCGACACCGAGACGGTGCGCATGGCGCTGGCCGCCAGCGAGACGGGCCACCTGCTCATCAGCACGATGAACACGCCCAGCGCGGCGAAGACGATCGACCGGCTCATCGACCTCTTCCCTCCCGGGGACCAGGCCCAGGTGCGCATGACGCTCGCCAGCAGCCTGCGCCTCATCGTCAGCCAGCGGCTGCTGCCGAGCGCGGACGGCCAGTCCCTGGTGGCCGCCGCCGAGCTGCTCCCCGGCTCCGTGGCCCTGGGCAACCTCATCCGCGACGGCAAGACGTACCAGATTCCCTCCCTGCAGCAGCGCGGCAAGGGGCTCGGCATCGTGCGCTTCGACGACTCGCTGGCCGACCTGGTGCGCGCCGGGAAGACGACGCTGGAGATAGCGAGGAGCTACGCCGAGAGCCCGGACGAGGTGGAGGCCATGGTGACGGGCAAGCGGCCCGGCGCGCCTCCCGAGCCCCCGCCCCCGGGTGACGGCGCCCGGCTGCTGTCCAAGATGGGCAACCTCCTCAACCGCAAGGGGGCCACCCCGTGA
- a CDS encoding response regulator transcription factor yields MTSPRPDHAPTLLLVDDEAVFRERLARAFRERGFEVSTAGSYDEALALASRESPELAVVDLRMPGRSGLELVRGLHALDASTRIIVLTGYGSIATAVEAVKLGAFNYLPKPADVDDLLLAFSRGPGETTQVTEDFQPPSLARAEWEHIQRVLTDCGGNISEAARRLGLHRRSLQRKLQKYPPAQ; encoded by the coding sequence ATGACGAGCCCCAGGCCCGACCATGCCCCCACATTGCTGCTGGTGGACGACGAGGCGGTGTTCCGCGAGCGGCTGGCCCGCGCCTTCCGCGAGCGCGGCTTCGAGGTGAGCACCGCCGGCTCCTATGACGAGGCGCTCGCGCTGGCCTCGCGCGAGTCCCCCGAGCTGGCGGTGGTGGACCTGCGGATGCCGGGGCGGAGCGGGCTGGAGCTGGTGCGGGGCCTGCACGCGCTGGATGCGTCCACCCGCATCATCGTCCTCACCGGCTACGGGAGCATCGCCACGGCGGTGGAGGCGGTGAAGCTGGGGGCATTCAACTACCTGCCCAAGCCGGCGGACGTGGACGACCTGCTGCTCGCCTTCTCGCGAGGCCCGGGGGAGACCACGCAGGTGACGGAGGACTTCCAGCCTCCGTCCCTGGCGCGCGCCGAGTGGGAGCACATCCAGCGCGTGCTCACCGACTGCGGGGGCAACATCTCCGAGGCGGCGCGGCGGTTGGGACTGCACCGCCGCTCGCTGCAACGCAAGCTGCAGAAGTACCCGCCCGCGCAGTAG
- a CDS encoding ATP-dependent DNA helicase has translation MSLPAPSLRPSVDTLLGPGGALQAALDNYEYRPEQLQMARSVEKAFSERGYLLAEAGTGTGKTLAYLVPALLSGRRVVVSTATKTLQEQIFFKDLPLLRERMGLSFDAAYLKGRSNYLCLHRYDKFSKDPQFTTREEGRYWKHLQAWASRTETGDRSELELPESFSAWARLSTTSDTCLGSKCPVYESCHVTRVRRAAESADLLVVNHHLFFADLALRGRGQRGEGVLPQYDAVIFDEAHALEDAAGSHFGHSVSSFRLEELVRDALAVLPTSDSRFGMLSSLVVRLRTHSEALFSQAPRVLGLNDNEGAVALKPDRLAQLSGSIEQVKEALSALSAFTTTEREPELTLLTRRCAELVADLSFLEKVESNDHVYWAEARGRGVFLRASPIEIARELQERLYGGVDTVVFTSATLAAEGRFDFFARRMGLYDEEGVPVASVRTVSVPSPFDFEEQSALYLPTHLPDPAAPGFIEAAAEEIIRLCEVTGGRAFVLFTSLRNMERAHALARNRLPYQVLLQGERPKQQLLEAFREQPSVLFAAHSFWEGVDVPGDALSLVIIDRLPFASPGDPVVGARIRQLEARGEEPFSGYQLPQAALALRQGFGRLIRTRADRGIVAMLDRRIVTKAYGRAFLTSLPPARRIDKLDALEGWFHGTPVLEREDDIDF, from the coding sequence ATGTCCCTCCCCGCTCCCTCGCTTCGCCCCTCCGTCGACACGCTGCTCGGCCCCGGTGGCGCGCTCCAGGCCGCGCTGGACAACTACGAGTACCGCCCGGAGCAGCTGCAGATGGCGCGCTCGGTGGAGAAGGCCTTCAGCGAGCGCGGCTACCTGCTGGCCGAGGCGGGCACGGGCACGGGCAAGACGCTGGCCTACCTGGTGCCGGCGCTGCTGTCGGGCCGGCGCGTGGTGGTGTCCACGGCGACGAAGACGCTGCAGGAGCAGATCTTCTTCAAGGACCTTCCGCTGCTGCGCGAGCGCATGGGGCTGTCCTTCGACGCGGCGTACCTCAAGGGGCGCAGCAACTACCTGTGCCTGCACCGCTACGACAAGTTCAGCAAGGACCCGCAATTCACCACGCGTGAAGAGGGCCGTTACTGGAAGCACTTGCAGGCGTGGGCGAGCCGCACGGAGACGGGGGACCGGAGCGAGCTGGAGCTGCCCGAGTCCTTCAGTGCCTGGGCGCGGCTGTCGACCACGTCGGACACGTGCCTGGGGTCGAAGTGCCCGGTGTACGAGAGCTGCCACGTGACGCGGGTGCGGCGGGCGGCGGAGTCGGCGGACCTGCTGGTGGTGAACCACCACCTCTTCTTCGCGGACCTGGCGCTCAGGGGCCGGGGCCAGCGGGGCGAGGGTGTGCTGCCGCAATACGACGCGGTCATCTTCGACGAGGCGCACGCGCTGGAGGACGCGGCGGGCAGCCACTTCGGGCATTCGGTGTCCAGCTTCCGGCTGGAGGAGCTGGTGCGGGACGCGCTGGCCGTGCTGCCGACGAGTGACTCGCGCTTCGGGATGCTGTCCTCGCTGGTGGTGCGGCTGCGCACGCATTCGGAGGCGCTCTTCTCCCAGGCGCCGAGGGTGCTGGGGCTGAACGACAACGAGGGCGCGGTGGCGCTGAAGCCCGACCGGCTGGCGCAGCTGTCGGGCTCCATCGAGCAGGTGAAGGAGGCGCTCTCGGCGCTCTCGGCCTTCACCACGACGGAGCGCGAGCCGGAGCTGACGCTGCTCACGCGCCGGTGCGCGGAGCTGGTGGCGGACCTGTCCTTCCTGGAGAAGGTCGAGTCGAACGACCACGTGTACTGGGCGGAGGCGCGAGGGCGGGGCGTCTTCCTGCGCGCGAGCCCCATCGAGATCGCCCGCGAGCTGCAGGAGCGCCTCTACGGAGGGGTGGACACGGTGGTGTTCACCTCGGCGACGCTGGCGGCGGAGGGCCGCTTCGACTTCTTCGCGCGGCGCATGGGGCTGTACGACGAGGAGGGCGTGCCGGTGGCGAGCGTGCGCACCGTCTCGGTGCCCAGCCCGTTCGACTTCGAGGAGCAGTCGGCGCTGTACCTGCCCACGCACCTGCCGGACCCGGCGGCCCCCGGCTTCATCGAGGCGGCGGCGGAGGAGATCATCCGGCTGTGCGAGGTGACGGGAGGCCGGGCCTTCGTGCTCTTCACCAGCCTGCGCAACATGGAGCGGGCGCACGCGCTCGCGCGCAACCGGCTGCCCTACCAGGTGCTGCTCCAGGGTGAGCGGCCCAAGCAGCAGTTGCTGGAGGCCTTCCGCGAGCAGCCCAGCGTGCTCTTCGCGGCGCACAGCTTCTGGGAGGGCGTGGACGTGCCCGGGGACGCGCTGAGCCTGGTCATCATCGACCGGCTGCCCTTCGCCTCGCCGGGAGACCCGGTGGTGGGGGCGCGCATCCGCCAGCTGGAGGCGCGAGGCGAGGAGCCCTTCAGCGGCTACCAGCTGCCACAGGCGGCGCTGGCGCTGCGGCAGGGCTTCGGCCGGCTCATCCGCACCCGGGCGGACCGGGGCATCGTGGCGATGCTGGACCGGCGCATCGTCACCAAGGCCTACGGGCGCGCCTTCCTCACGAGCCTCCCGCCGGCCCGGCGCATCGACAAGCTCGATGCGCTGGAGGGCTGGTTCCACGGGACGCCCGTGCTCGAGCGCGAGGACGACATCGACTTCTGA
- a CDS encoding site-2 protease family protein, whose protein sequence is MESAQVRPANRLWLHLLLFVLTAGTTSFTFDHAFLGTALPWDERLTGALAFSAALLAILGSHEMGHYVLARVHGVDASLPYFIPVPYLGVGTLGAVIRIRGRIPDKNALVDIGAAGPLAGLAVALPIIAWGLAHSTVVDSPPVPSPFPGDESLWSLGKDLLLWVQVKLGHLPPPSEPPFTGHMQWVFSDGLLMKGLQWLVLGPLPEGKDVMVHPVVIAGWFGLLVTLLNLIPVGQFDGGHLAFALWGRHARWVGKAMALVLLFLTLFYTVTWGVWLLVATKLVGFGHPEVTQPAEPLGLGRKLVCAVCFLALAGCAMPVPIRMVIW, encoded by the coding sequence ATGGAGAGCGCCCAAGTACGCCCCGCGAACCGTCTCTGGCTGCACCTGCTGCTCTTCGTGCTGACCGCCGGGACGACCTCGTTCACCTTCGACCATGCGTTCCTCGGCACGGCGCTCCCCTGGGACGAGCGCCTGACGGGGGCGTTGGCCTTCAGCGCCGCGCTGCTCGCCATCCTCGGCTCGCACGAGATGGGGCACTACGTGCTGGCGCGCGTGCACGGGGTGGACGCGTCGCTGCCGTACTTCATCCCGGTGCCCTACCTGGGGGTGGGCACGCTGGGGGCGGTCATCCGCATCCGCGGGCGCATCCCCGACAAGAACGCCCTGGTGGACATCGGGGCGGCGGGGCCCCTGGCGGGGCTGGCGGTGGCGCTGCCCATCATCGCCTGGGGACTGGCCCACTCCACGGTGGTGGATTCGCCGCCGGTGCCCTCGCCCTTCCCGGGGGACGAGTCCCTCTGGAGCCTGGGCAAGGACCTCCTGCTCTGGGTCCAGGTGAAGCTGGGCCACCTGCCCCCGCCCTCCGAGCCCCCCTTCACCGGGCACATGCAGTGGGTCTTCAGTGACGGCCTGCTGATGAAGGGCCTGCAGTGGCTGGTGCTGGGGCCGCTGCCCGAGGGCAAGGACGTGATGGTGCATCCGGTGGTCATCGCCGGCTGGTTCGGCCTGCTGGTGACCCTGCTCAACCTCATCCCCGTGGGCCAGTTCGACGGGGGGCATCTGGCCTTCGCCTTGTGGGGCAGGCATGCTCGGTGGGTGGGCAAGGCCATGGCGCTGGTACTGCTTTTCCTCACCCTCTTCTACACGGTCACCTGGGGTGTCTGGCTCCTGGTGGCCACGAAGCTGGTGGGCTTCGGCCATCCGGAGGTGACCCAGCCAGCCGAGCCTTTGGGACTCGGGCGGAAGCTGGTCTGCGCGGTATGCTTCCTCGCCCTGGCGGGCTGTGCCATGCCCGTGCCCATCCGAATGGTGATCTGGTGA
- a CDS encoding MFS transporter has translation MSFKTSYKVGLVLLLCYLVAWLDRMAINMTVPFMAKEFGIGSDKVGWILSAFFLGYALSQIPGGMMADRIGPRKVILVALVWWSFFTAMTGVAGGLASMLVVRFLFGIGEGIFPAAVWKVIGNWYSKKNRGTANALILSSIAFGPAISSLLLAWFLPVLGWRTSFYVLGGGGAICVLAAALFITNSIRENPRVSPEELEEFERDSRSQAANAEQTLEKASFGQLLGSPPIWVLFFVALIYNLTMYGWLNWLPTYLLEVKKLSLQRTGFVGALPFLCGGIGCMLAGYVSDRWFRGRRKYLVFGCQAIGGICLYLFTQINDPMQYMVAQCIAGFLLFMAAGAIWTLPMILVPPRLMGSGAGFINTGGQIGGFLTNILIGYVIKANDNDAAAGFHVMLGALVVAALLVLVGIREQPAPAPARLATDTASS, from the coding sequence ATGTCCTTCAAGACCAGTTACAAGGTCGGGCTCGTCCTGCTCCTCTGCTACCTCGTCGCCTGGCTGGACCGGATGGCCATCAACATGACCGTCCCCTTCATGGCCAAGGAGTTCGGGATTGGCTCGGACAAGGTCGGGTGGATCCTCAGCGCCTTCTTCCTCGGCTATGCCCTGTCCCAGATTCCCGGCGGGATGATGGCCGACCGGATCGGCCCCCGGAAGGTCATCCTCGTCGCGCTCGTCTGGTGGTCGTTCTTCACCGCGATGACCGGTGTGGCGGGAGGTCTCGCCAGCATGCTGGTGGTGCGCTTCCTCTTCGGCATCGGCGAGGGCATCTTCCCCGCGGCCGTCTGGAAGGTCATCGGCAACTGGTACTCGAAGAAGAACCGCGGCACCGCCAACGCGCTCATCCTCTCGTCCATCGCCTTCGGGCCCGCCATCTCCTCGCTGTTGCTCGCCTGGTTCCTGCCCGTGCTGGGCTGGCGCACGAGCTTCTACGTCCTCGGTGGGGGCGGAGCCATCTGCGTGCTGGCCGCCGCCCTCTTCATCACCAACTCCATCCGCGAGAACCCGCGTGTCTCGCCCGAGGAGCTCGAGGAGTTCGAGCGCGACAGCCGCTCCCAGGCCGCCAACGCGGAGCAGACGCTGGAGAAGGCCAGCTTCGGCCAGCTGCTCGGCTCGCCCCCCATCTGGGTGCTCTTCTTCGTGGCCCTCATCTACAACCTCACCATGTACGGCTGGCTGAACTGGCTGCCCACCTACCTGCTCGAGGTGAAGAAGCTCTCCCTGCAGAGGACCGGCTTCGTCGGCGCGCTCCCGTTCCTCTGTGGCGGCATCGGCTGCATGCTCGCCGGCTACGTGTCGGATCGCTGGTTCCGCGGCCGGCGCAAGTACCTGGTGTTCGGCTGTCAGGCGATCGGCGGCATCTGCCTCTACCTGTTCACGCAGATCAACGACCCCATGCAGTACATGGTCGCCCAGTGCATCGCCGGCTTCCTGCTCTTCATGGCCGCGGGCGCCATCTGGACCCTGCCGATGATTCTCGTCCCCCCCAGGCTCATGGGCTCGGGCGCGGGCTTCATCAACACCGGTGGGCAGATTGGCGGCTTCCTCACCAACATCCTCATCGGCTACGTCATCAAGGCCAACGACAACGACGCCGCGGCGGGCTTCCACGTGATGCTCGGCGCGCTCGTGGTCGCCGCGCTCCTGGTGCTGGTGGGCATTCGCGAGCAGCCCGCCCCCGCCCCGGCCCGGCTGGCCACGGACACGGCCTCCTCCTGA
- a CDS encoding HAD family hydrolase: MVRNVIFDVDGTLVDSVDEHAEAWRRAFLEFGRDVPFAHVRSQIGKGADQLMPVFFTEDELEKFGQELSDYRSALFKREFMPKLRPFPKVRELIQRLRQDGIRIALASSAKGDELEHYVRLCGLEGLTDTETSKADAEKSKPHPDIFDAALEKLGRPEPHSVVVIGDTPYDALAANKLGVSTVGVLCGGFPEEDLRTAGCRAIYKDPADLLAHYESSRDTWPWAADAVAAAKDEESR; the protein is encoded by the coding sequence CTGGTGCGGAACGTCATCTTCGATGTGGATGGCACGCTGGTGGACTCGGTGGACGAGCATGCCGAGGCCTGGAGGCGCGCCTTCCTGGAGTTCGGGCGGGACGTGCCCTTCGCGCACGTGCGCAGTCAGATTGGCAAGGGCGCCGACCAGCTGATGCCCGTCTTCTTCACGGAGGACGAGCTGGAGAAGTTCGGCCAGGAGCTGAGCGACTACCGCTCCGCGCTCTTCAAGCGGGAGTTCATGCCCAAGCTGCGCCCCTTCCCCAAGGTGCGGGAGCTCATCCAGCGGCTGCGCCAGGATGGCATCCGCATCGCGCTCGCCTCCAGCGCCAAGGGAGACGAGCTGGAGCACTACGTCCGGCTGTGCGGCCTCGAGGGGCTGACGGACACGGAGACCTCCAAGGCGGACGCGGAGAAGTCCAAGCCCCACCCGGACATCTTCGATGCGGCCCTGGAGAAGCTCGGCCGGCCGGAGCCACACAGCGTGGTGGTGATCGGGGACACCCCCTACGACGCGCTGGCCGCGAACAAGCTGGGCGTGTCCACGGTGGGCGTGCTGTGCGGCGGCTTCCCCGAGGAGGACCTGCGCACGGCGGGCTGCCGCGCCATCTACAAGGACCCGGCGGACCTGCTGGCCCACTATGAGTCCTCGCGGGACACCTGGCCGTGGGCCGCGGACGCGGTGGCCGCCGCCAAGGACGAGGAGTCACGCTGA
- a CDS encoding type IV pilus twitching motility protein PilT has translation MSTTPRISALFDKLLEHKGSDLHLGIGHPPLGRIRGELTPLREQLLTQAELEEMLFELTSPEQKRHITEELDLDFAYGYGTKARFRANYFYKTTGLAAVFRTIPSKVLSLTELNTPEVVRKLAERRSGLVLVTGPTGSGKSTTLAGMIHHINHTRPAHILTIEDPVEFVHESVKSQVTHREVGLHASSFTAAIRSAGREDPNVILIGELRTNETMKLALQLASFGVLVFATVHTNSAPATIDRIINSFPADEQPQVRGMLAEGLAGIIAQQLIRTADGKGRVAALEILIGSSAISSMIREGKVFQIASKMQASQSLGMQTLDMHLERLVTAGTITPEAALEKAQDKESFGKVLQRLKPGFEVPEFDTASPGGGH, from the coding sequence GTGAGCACCACGCCCCGCATCTCCGCCCTCTTCGACAAGCTCCTCGAGCACAAGGGGAGCGACCTCCACCTGGGCATCGGCCACCCGCCGCTGGGCCGCATCCGGGGCGAGCTCACGCCCCTGCGCGAGCAGCTCCTCACCCAGGCCGAGCTGGAGGAGATGCTCTTCGAGCTCACCTCCCCCGAGCAGAAGCGGCACATCACCGAGGAGTTGGACCTCGACTTCGCCTACGGCTACGGGACCAAGGCACGCTTCCGCGCCAACTACTTCTACAAGACGACGGGCCTGGCGGCCGTCTTCCGCACCATTCCCAGCAAGGTGCTGTCGCTGACGGAGCTCAACACCCCCGAGGTGGTGCGCAAGCTGGCCGAGCGCCGCAGCGGACTGGTGCTCGTCACCGGCCCCACCGGCAGCGGCAAGTCCACCACGCTGGCGGGGATGATCCACCACATCAACCACACGCGCCCGGCGCACATCCTCACCATCGAGGATCCGGTGGAGTTCGTTCACGAGTCGGTGAAGTCCCAGGTGACACACCGCGAGGTGGGCCTGCACGCCTCCAGCTTCACCGCCGCCATCCGCTCGGCGGGCCGCGAGGACCCCAATGTCATCCTCATCGGCGAGCTGCGCACCAACGAGACGATGAAGCTGGCGCTGCAGCTGGCCAGCTTCGGGGTGCTCGTCTTCGCCACGGTGCACACCAACAGCGCGCCGGCCACCATCGACCGCATCATCAATTCCTTCCCCGCCGACGAGCAGCCCCAGGTGCGCGGCATGCTCGCCGAGGGCCTCGCCGGCATCATCGCCCAGCAGCTCATCCGCACCGCGGACGGCAAGGGCCGCGTGGCCGCGCTGGAGATCCTCATCGGCTCGAGCGCCATCTCCTCCATGATTCGCGAGGGGAAGGTGTTTCAGATCGCCAGCAAGATGCAGGCGAGCCAGTCGCTGGGCATGCAGACGCTGGACATGCACCTGGAGAGGCTGGTGACCGCGGGCACCATCACCCCCGAGGCCGCCCTGGAGAAGGCCCAGGACAAGGAATCCTTCGGCAAGGTGCTCCAGCGGCTCAAGCCCGGCTTCGAGGTGCCCGAGTTCGACACCGCGAGCCCCGGCGGCGGCCACTAG
- a CDS encoding lipid kinase: MAVDALPDAALIAPPKRGALDEGPALLIVNKKCRMGSEAFPATLAALESRGIPVAASYRLSRPKRMEQVLREALEDGVRRVLIGGGDGTLNHAVRLLLGRDVTLGVLPLGTGNDFARSLGIPPTLEAACDIIAAGYTARVDVGLANGRPFLNAASLGLATAIAKRLTPQLKRRVGKLAYPMAAVAELWEHQPFHVRMTTDRGDLELEVLQLVVGNGRYHGAGNVVTPDATLDDHRLDAYTIAAPSAESGREGTGLGHMQDLSTLARVALSLRRGEHVSHPAVTAVRTAYLYVDAQPPQDINADGELIGHTPIRFELAPAALRVYAPAPVPH; this comes from the coding sequence ATGGCCGTCGATGCCCTTCCAGATGCCGCACTCATCGCCCCTCCCAAGCGTGGCGCCCTCGATGAAGGGCCCGCGCTGCTGATCGTGAACAAGAAGTGCCGCATGGGGAGCGAGGCCTTCCCGGCCACGCTCGCGGCGCTCGAGTCACGCGGGATTCCCGTCGCCGCCAGCTACCGGCTCTCCCGGCCCAAGCGCATGGAGCAGGTGTTGCGCGAGGCCCTGGAAGACGGTGTGCGGCGGGTCCTCATCGGCGGGGGGGATGGCACGCTCAACCATGCCGTGCGCCTGCTGCTCGGACGTGACGTGACGCTGGGCGTGCTGCCGCTGGGCACGGGCAACGACTTCGCCCGCTCGCTCGGCATTCCCCCCACGCTGGAGGCCGCCTGCGACATCATCGCCGCCGGCTACACCGCCCGGGTGGACGTGGGGCTCGCCAACGGGCGGCCCTTCCTCAACGCCGCGAGCCTCGGCCTGGCCACCGCCATCGCCAAGCGGCTGACGCCCCAGCTCAAGCGCCGCGTGGGCAAGCTGGCCTACCCCATGGCCGCCGTCGCCGAGCTCTGGGAGCACCAGCCCTTCCACGTGCGGATGACGACCGACCGGGGAGACCTGGAGCTGGAGGTGCTCCAGCTCGTGGTGGGCAACGGGCGCTACCACGGCGCGGGCAACGTGGTGACTCCCGATGCCACGCTCGACGACCACCGCCTGGACGCCTACACCATCGCGGCGCCCTCGGCCGAGTCCGGACGCGAGGGCACCGGGCTGGGCCACATGCAGGACCTGTCCACCCTGGCGCGCGTCGCGCTGTCCCTGCGCCGCGGCGAGCATGTGTCCCATCCGGCCGTCACCGCCGTGCGCACCGCGTACCTGTACGTGGATGCCCAGCCGCCCCAGGACATCAACGCGGACGGGGAGCTCATCGGCCACACCCCGATACGCTTCGAGCTCGCCCCCGCCGCCCTGCGCGTCTACGCGCCCGCTCCCGTCCCGCATTGA
- a CDS encoding ATP-binding protein, translating to MRDALAIDLSWLLRLRWGAIVGQVALILGVHFGLGMPQRLGPLFATITVAVASNVALGLWARRERPIRQWLPWAVMALDVVLLTVLLDLSGGPFNPFSALYLVHIALSAVVLRAGWTWALTGLAISCFGVLFVNNLWFPREGGEAASTHHHIHDVRMHLEGMWAAFALAAGFIVYFVQRVTRALAAREAELVAARADSARHEKLTALATLAAGAAHELSTPLSTIAVVAKELERHLERTGAAASSLEDVQLIRQQVARCRDILTQMATDAGASRGESMVALSPAALVEEALEGLPGRERVRVEVDARAREERELVPAHAFARAIRGVVKNALQASAPEAEVRLSLSREAEGWRLTVEDSGQGMPGEVLARAGEPFFTTKAPGEGMGLGLFLTRAVLDQLGGRLVLGSTPGEGTTVRLSWPAGGLRQSAALSPEASQVQLAP from the coding sequence GTGCGCGACGCGCTCGCCATCGACCTCTCATGGCTGCTGCGCCTGCGCTGGGGCGCCATCGTCGGGCAGGTGGCGCTCATCCTCGGGGTGCACTTCGGGCTGGGCATGCCGCAGCGGCTGGGGCCGCTGTTCGCCACCATCACCGTGGCGGTGGCGAGCAACGTGGCCCTGGGCCTGTGGGCCCGGCGCGAGCGTCCCATCCGCCAGTGGCTGCCGTGGGCGGTGATGGCGCTGGACGTGGTGCTGCTCACGGTGCTGTTGGACCTGAGCGGGGGCCCCTTCAACCCCTTCAGCGCGCTGTACCTGGTGCACATCGCGCTGTCGGCGGTGGTGCTGCGCGCGGGGTGGACGTGGGCGCTGACGGGGCTGGCCATCTCCTGCTTCGGCGTGCTCTTCGTGAACAACCTCTGGTTTCCCCGGGAAGGGGGCGAGGCGGCGTCGACGCACCACCACATCCACGACGTGCGGATGCACCTGGAGGGCATGTGGGCGGCCTTCGCGCTGGCGGCGGGCTTCATCGTCTATTTCGTCCAGCGGGTGACGCGGGCGCTGGCCGCGCGTGAGGCGGAGCTGGTGGCGGCCCGGGCGGACTCGGCGCGGCACGAGAAGCTGACGGCGCTGGCGACGCTGGCCGCGGGCGCCGCGCACGAGCTGTCCACGCCGCTGTCCACCATCGCCGTGGTGGCCAAGGAGCTGGAGCGCCACCTGGAGCGCACCGGGGCGGCGGCCTCCTCGCTCGAGGACGTGCAGCTCATCCGCCAGCAGGTGGCGCGCTGCCGGGACATCCTCACGCAGATGGCCACGGACGCCGGGGCGAGCCGGGGCGAGTCCATGGTGGCGCTGTCGCCCGCGGCGCTGGTGGAGGAGGCGCTGGAGGGGCTGCCGGGCCGCGAGCGCGTGCGCGTCGAGGTGGACGCCCGGGCCCGCGAGGAGCGGGAGCTCGTCCCCGCGCACGCCTTCGCCCGGGCCATCCGGGGCGTGGTGAAGAACGCCCTCCAGGCCTCGGCGCCGGAAGCCGAGGTGCGGCTGTCGCTGTCGCGGGAGGCGGAGGGGTGGCGGCTCACGGTGGAGGACTCGGGCCAGGGCATGCCGGGGGAGGTGCTGGCGCGGGCGGGCGAGCCCTTCTTCACCACCAAGGCGCCGGGGGAGGGCATGGGACTGGGGCTCTTCCTCACGCGCGCGGTGCTGGACCAGCTGGGTGGACGGCTGGTGCTGGGCTCCACGCCCGGCGAGGGGACGACGGTGAGGCTGTCGTGGCCGGCGGGGGGGCTGCGACAATCCGCCGCGTTGTCTCCGGAGGCGTCCCAGGTGCAGTTAGCCCCATGA